One genomic window of Trichlorobacter lovleyi includes the following:
- the rpoN gene encoding RNA polymerase factor sigma-54, whose translation MAMEMRQQLKMTQQLVMTPQLQQAIKLLQMTRIELQDVVRQELEENPILEESSELEEVREGETLLEVVEAELPDEALTSTDSFQEVAAGEETLRDWDSYLDGYNYTSGEQSGDDDDKLSFENLLTRKGTLFDHLHWQLQMGKYSDEEQRVGEEVIGNIDDDGYFCSTIADVAVVCDVPEPVVETMLQRIQEFDPSGVGARSLQECLLIQARSLGMEGSVVEAILLRYLPEVESRNYKQIARSLKVELEHVLAAIRVIAGFDPRPGRLYSSDEVHYISPDIFVHKVGDDYVVLLNEEGLPNLRLSPFYLEAKAGGSMDAKAEEYVGDKMRAAQWLIKSIQQRQRTIFRVAKSIVKFQREFLERGVEGLRPLVLRDVAEDIGMHESTISRVTTNKYMQTPQGLSELKYFFNSGLSTSDGESVSSESVKNQIKDIIDKEDPSKPLSDQKIAEMLSDATVNIARRTVTKYREMMRIGSSSERRRHF comes from the coding sequence ATGGCGATGGAGATGCGCCAACAACTGAAGATGACGCAGCAACTGGTGATGACACCCCAGTTGCAGCAGGCCATCAAGCTGCTTCAGATGACCAGGATCGAGCTGCAGGATGTGGTTCGCCAGGAATTGGAGGAGAATCCGATCCTGGAGGAGTCCTCCGAGCTGGAAGAGGTCCGGGAAGGTGAAACGCTGCTGGAGGTTGTCGAGGCCGAACTGCCTGATGAGGCCCTGACAAGCACTGATTCGTTCCAGGAGGTTGCGGCGGGTGAAGAGACCCTGCGCGACTGGGACAGCTACCTTGACGGCTACAATTACACCTCCGGGGAACAGTCCGGGGACGACGATGACAAGCTCTCCTTTGAAAACCTGCTGACCCGCAAGGGGACCCTGTTTGACCATCTGCACTGGCAGTTGCAGATGGGCAAGTACAGTGATGAGGAACAGCGGGTGGGGGAGGAGGTCATCGGCAATATTGATGACGATGGCTATTTCTGCTCCACCATTGCTGATGTCGCCGTTGTCTGCGATGTGCCGGAGCCGGTTGTGGAAACCATGCTGCAACGGATTCAGGAGTTTGATCCCAGTGGTGTGGGGGCCCGCTCCCTGCAGGAATGTCTGCTGATTCAGGCCCGTAGTCTGGGGATGGAAGGCAGCGTGGTTGAGGCGATACTGCTGCGCTATCTGCCGGAAGTGGAAAGCCGTAACTACAAACAGATTGCCCGCAGCCTGAAGGTTGAGCTTGAACATGTGCTGGCCGCCATTCGCGTGATCGCCGGTTTTGATCCCCGGCCGGGGCGTTTGTACAGCAGTGATGAGGTGCATTACATCTCTCCCGACATCTTTGTGCATAAGGTGGGGGATGATTATGTGGTGCTGCTGAATGAAGAAGGACTGCCGAATCTGAGGCTTTCGCCCTTTTATCTTGAGGCCAAGGCCGGCGGCAGTATGGATGCCAAGGCTGAAGAGTATGTCGGTGACAAGATGCGGGCTGCCCAATGGCTGATCAAGAGCATTCAGCAGCGTCAGCGCACCATCTTCAGGGTGGCCAAGAGTATCGTCAAGTTCCAGCGTGAGTTTCTGGAACGGGGAGTTGAGGGGTTGCGTCCTCTAGTGCTGCGGGATGTGGCAGAGGATATCGGTATGCATGAATCCACCATCAGCAGGGTTACCACCAACAAATATATGCAGACCCCCCAGGGGCTGTCTGAGCTGAAGTACTTTTTTAACAGCGGCCTCTCCACGTCCGACGGCGAATCGGTCTCTTCCGAGAGCGTCAAGAACCAGATCAAGGATATTATTGACAAGGAAGACCCGTCCAAGCCGCTTTCCGATCAGAAGATCGCCGAGATGCTCTCTGATGCCACCGTCAATATCGCCCGGCGGACCGTAACGAAATACCGTGAAATGATGCGTATCGGATCGTCGTCTGAACGACGGCGACATTTCTGA
- a CDS encoding KpsF/GutQ family sugar-phosphate isomerase: MSILDEARKVIQAEAAAVAALAGRLDSSFEKAVQMILASSGRVVVSGMGKSGLVGQKIASTMASTGTPAFFLHPAEGIHGDLGMIMTGDVVIGISNSGETEELLRILPVIKRLGASLIAMSGNPASNLARSSDVFLDVSVAEEACPLGLAPTSSTTATLAMGDALAVALLVERGFKAEDFAIFHPGGSLGKKLLLRVEDLMHGGDAIPLVQEEMLMKEALFVITSKGLGIAGVTDAQGKLTGVITDGDLRRCLERGEDILHSTAGSLMHRNPKRILCRELAAAALQLMERHSITTLFAFDDEQSQAPCGVIHLHDILKAGIA; this comes from the coding sequence ATGAGTATTCTTGATGAGGCACGCAAGGTTATTCAGGCCGAGGCCGCAGCGGTGGCTGCGCTTGCCGGACGCCTGGACAGTTCCTTTGAAAAGGCCGTGCAGATGATCCTGGCCAGCTCCGGTCGGGTGGTGGTCAGCGGCATGGGCAAGTCAGGTCTGGTCGGGCAGAAGATCGCCTCCACCATGGCCTCAACCGGCACCCCGGCCTTTTTTCTGCATCCGGCAGAAGGGATTCACGGCGACCTGGGGATGATCATGACCGGTGATGTGGTGATCGGGATCTCCAACAGCGGTGAGACCGAAGAGCTGCTGCGGATTCTGCCGGTCATCAAACGTCTGGGGGCCAGCCTGATCGCCATGAGCGGCAATCCGGCCTCAAATCTGGCCCGCTCCAGTGATGTCTTTCTGGATGTCTCGGTTGCTGAGGAGGCCTGTCCCCTGGGGCTGGCTCCAACCTCCTCAACAACTGCCACCCTGGCCATGGGTGATGCACTGGCAGTGGCGCTGCTGGTTGAGCGTGGCTTTAAGGCGGAAGATTTCGCCATCTTCCATCCCGGCGGTTCCCTGGGCAAGAAGCTGCTCCTGCGGGTAGAGGATCTGATGCATGGCGGTGATGCGATTCCGCTGGTGCAGGAAGAGATGCTGATGAAAGAGGCGCTGTTTGTGATTACCTCCAAAGGGCTGGGTATCGCCGGAGTCACCGATGCCCAGGGGAAACTGACAGGTGTGATCACGGACGGAGACCTGCGGCGCTGCCTTGAGCGTGGTGAGGATATCCTGCACAGCACTGCCGGCAGCCTGATGCACCGCAATCCCAAACGGATTCTCTGTCGGGAACTGGCGGCTGCGGCCCTGCAGTTGATGGAGCGTCATTCCATCACCACCCTGTTTGCGTTTGACGATGAGCAGAGCCAGGCCCCCTGCGGTGTGATTCATCTGCACGATATCCTCAAGGCGGGCATTGCGTGA
- a CDS encoding DnaA ATPase domain-containing protein, translated as MQQQALDLPVTPRYGFENFISCAGNSTALEFSRRITDPAEPEKLLYLYGPAGSGKTHLLHAIGRQLAGEQYQVLSCRNLTVPVVTSPGSLLLVDDLDQLPDRPELRNALWEAFNQQYSSGHTLALAGRFAPKELPTIDDHLISRLLWGLVARLDVSDDRSRQMLIAKLAQDRQIILPDEVASWLLTVLPRDVGSLVSACDALYRAALQRKCRITLRLARELVLQGTLLS; from the coding sequence ATGCAGCAACAGGCCCTTGATCTGCCGGTTACCCCACGCTACGGTTTTGAAAACTTCATCTCCTGCGCCGGTAACAGCACTGCCCTGGAGTTCAGCCGCAGGATCACCGATCCGGCTGAACCGGAAAAACTGCTCTACCTCTACGGACCGGCAGGATCAGGCAAGACGCACCTGCTGCATGCCATCGGACGCCAACTGGCCGGAGAACAGTACCAGGTCCTGTCATGCCGCAACCTGACCGTCCCGGTTGTGACCAGTCCCGGCAGCCTGTTGCTGGTGGATGACCTGGACCAGCTGCCGGACCGTCCTGAACTGCGTAACGCCCTCTGGGAGGCCTTTAACCAGCAGTACAGCAGCGGCCATACCCTGGCCCTGGCCGGCAGGTTTGCCCCCAAGGAGCTGCCGACCATCGACGACCATCTGATCTCCCGCCTGCTGTGGGGGCTGGTGGCCCGCCTGGATGTCTCTGATGACCGTTCACGTCAGATGCTGATTGCCAAACTGGCCCAGGACCGGCAGATTATCCTGCCCGATGAGGTGGCCAGCTGGCTCTTGACCGTACTGCCCCGTGATGTCGGCTCGCTGGTCTCGGCCTGCGATGCCCTCTACCGGGCGGCCTTACAGCGCAAATGCCGGATCACCCTGCGCCTGGCGCGGGAACTGGTTCTGCAGGGCACCCTGCTGTCCTGA
- the hpf gene encoding ribosome hibernation-promoting factor, HPF/YfiA family, which produces MQVSTTFRHMEQSEALKSYAEEKLERVAKYIDEPISAQVYFTVEKIRHIVEIVISGRGITTKASEATNDMYAAVDAVLDKIERQLKRYKEKLKDHKPAGEHNGRTMSKKVFQAEGLETNAEPVVITTKTETAKPMAVEEAVMQMDLLHKDFLVFTDATSNEINVLYRRKDGNFGLIEPQRG; this is translated from the coding sequence ATGCAAGTATCGACAACCTTTCGGCATATGGAGCAGAGCGAGGCCCTGAAAAGCTACGCTGAGGAGAAGCTTGAGCGGGTTGCAAAGTACATTGATGAGCCGATTTCGGCGCAGGTCTATTTCACGGTTGAGAAGATCCGCCACATCGTTGAGATCGTGATATCGGGTCGTGGTATCACCACCAAGGCATCGGAAGCCACCAACGACATGTATGCCGCTGTTGATGCCGTGCTGGACAAGATCGAGCGTCAGCTGAAGCGCTACAAGGAAAAGCTGAAGGATCACAAGCCTGCCGGCGAGCACAATGGCCGCACCATGTCCAAGAAGGTCTTCCAGGCTGAAGGGCTTGAGACCAATGCCGAGCCGGTTGTGATCACCACCAAGACCGAGACCGCCAAGCCGATGGCCGTGGAAGAGGCTGTGATGCAGATGGACCTGCTTCACAAGGACTTCCTGGTTTTCACTGATGCAACCTCCAACGAAATAAATGTCCTGTATCGTCGTAAAGACGGTAACTTCGGTCTGATCGAGCCCCAGCGGGGCTAA
- the ruvB gene encoding Holliday junction branch migration DNA helicase RuvB, whose protein sequence is MERAITPEKRDDDLQFDATLRPRTLQDYIGQEKIRENLKLFIDAAKGRSEALDHVLLYGPPGLGKTTLANIIACEMGVNIKSTSGPVIERPGDLAAILTNLEPHDVLFIDEIHRLSHVVEEILYPAMEDFQLDIIIGQGPSARSIKLDLPRFTLVGATTRAGLLSSPLRDRFGVISRLEFYTHDELAFIVTRSARILGMAIDREGALELARRSRGTPRIANRLLRRVRDYAQVRADGAITLSVVQETLRLLEIDEMGFDQMDRMILLTIIDKFGGGPVGLDTIGAAIGEESDTIEDVYEPFLIQNGFLNRTPRGRVATPAAYQHFGRLTPERPQGSLF, encoded by the coding sequence ATGGAACGAGCCATCACACCGGAAAAACGCGACGACGACCTGCAGTTTGATGCCACCCTGCGCCCCCGTACCCTGCAGGATTACATTGGTCAGGAAAAGATCAGGGAAAACCTGAAGCTCTTTATTGACGCCGCCAAAGGGCGCAGTGAGGCCCTTGACCATGTGCTGCTGTACGGGCCGCCCGGCCTGGGCAAAACCACCCTGGCCAACATCATTGCCTGCGAGATGGGGGTCAACATCAAGTCCACCTCCGGTCCGGTGATCGAGCGCCCCGGCGACCTGGCCGCCATCCTGACCAACCTTGAACCCCATGATGTGCTGTTCATTGATGAGATCCACCGCCTCTCCCATGTGGTGGAGGAGATCCTCTATCCGGCCATGGAGGACTTTCAGCTGGATATCATCATCGGCCAGGGGCCCAGCGCCCGCAGCATCAAGCTGGACCTGCCCCGTTTCACCCTGGTGGGGGCCACCACCCGGGCCGGTCTGCTGTCATCCCCCCTGCGTGACCGTTTCGGGGTCATCTCCCGGCTTGAATTCTACACCCATGACGAACTGGCCTTCATCGTCACCCGCTCAGCCCGTATCCTGGGCATGGCGATTGACAGGGAAGGTGCGCTGGAACTGGCCCGCCGCAGCCGCGGCACCCCGCGGATTGCCAACCGCCTGCTGCGCCGGGTGCGGGACTATGCCCAGGTCAGGGCTGACGGCGCCATCACCCTGAGTGTCGTACAGGAGACCCTGCGTCTGCTGGAGATCGACGAGATGGGATTTGATCAGATGGACCGGATGATCCTGCTGACCATCATCGACAAATTCGGCGGCGGCCCGGTCGGGCTGGACACCATAGGTGCGGCGATTGGTGAAGAAAGCGACACCATTGAAGATGTCTATGAACCGTTTTTGATCCAGAACGGCTTCCTGAACCGCACCCCCCGCGGACGGGTTGCCACCCCGGCGGCCTATCAGCACTTCGGCCGGCTCACGCCGGAACGTCCCCAGGGGTCACTGTTCTGA
- a CDS encoding PTS sugar transporter subunit IIA produces MIGLVVVTHAGLATSLIAAATMITGSSDCCEAVELHVDDPADGLVARIAEALAKVGTDGAIIMTDMFGGTPSNAAMSFLQEGKVEVVTGVNLPMMVDFFSRRERMTLEDLCASLLRCGRESVIVAGEFLR; encoded by the coding sequence ATGATTGGACTTGTTGTTGTTACCCATGCAGGACTTGCCACATCATTGATTGCCGCGGCAACCATGATAACCGGCAGTAGTGACTGCTGCGAGGCCGTTGAACTGCACGTTGACGACCCCGCAGACGGCCTTGTTGCCCGTATTGCAGAAGCACTGGCAAAGGTCGGTACGGACGGGGCGATCATCATGACCGACATGTTTGGCGGCACGCCGTCCAATGCGGCCATGTCATTTTTGCAGGAGGGCAAGGTTGAGGTGGTGACCGGTGTTAACCTGCCGATGATGGTGGATTTCTTTTCCCGCCGTGAGCGCATGACACTGGAGGATCTGTGTGCCTCATTGCTGCGTTGCGGCCGTGAAAGTGTGATTGTTGCTGGTGAATTTCTTAGATAG
- the hprK gene encoding HPr(Ser) kinase/phosphatase, with the protein MDGITLSIQDLLDDKEYGLDLRLIAGASGLGHRVSSPRIQKPGLALTGYTQHLHPDRIQVLGNTEISYLFQLSEERLRDNTQKLCSFPISCFVVSKGLRPPAAFLEITEQHTIPVLVSPHQSSTFISLITKFLEEQLLPTTHLHGVLVDVLGVGMLLTGKSGIGKSECALDLVIRGHRLVADDMVFIRKKMPASLVGQPVQQIQHLMEIRGLGIINIKDLYGVSSIREKKIIDLVLELMEWNPDQEYDRLGIDDKTTTILGVELPHLVIPVRPGRNLSSIIEVAARNFLLKGMGYHSAKDFQQRLLERMEVRHLGDEVE; encoded by the coding sequence GTGGACGGCATTACCCTTTCCATACAGGACCTGCTCGACGATAAGGAGTATGGTCTTGATCTGCGTTTGATCGCAGGAGCCAGCGGGCTGGGGCATCGGGTCAGTTCCCCCCGGATCCAGAAGCCCGGTCTGGCCCTGACCGGTTACACCCAGCATCTGCACCCTGATCGTATCCAGGTACTGGGCAATACGGAAATATCCTATCTGTTTCAACTGAGCGAGGAGCGGCTGCGTGACAACACGCAAAAACTCTGCTCGTTTCCCATCTCCTGCTTTGTCGTCAGCAAAGGCCTGAGGCCGCCGGCAGCTTTTCTGGAGATAACCGAGCAGCACACGATTCCGGTGCTGGTCTCTCCCCACCAGTCCTCCACCTTCATCTCGCTGATCACCAAATTCCTTGAGGAACAGCTGCTTCCTACCACCCATCTGCATGGAGTGCTGGTGGATGTGCTGGGGGTGGGCATGCTGTTGACCGGCAAGAGCGGCATCGGCAAGAGCGAGTGTGCCCTGGACCTGGTGATTCGCGGGCACCGGCTGGTGGCTGATGACATGGTCTTTATCAGGAAGAAGATGCCGGCCAGCCTGGTCGGGCAACCGGTGCAGCAGATCCAGCACCTGATGGAGATCCGCGGCCTGGGGATCATCAATATCAAGGATCTGTACGGCGTATCGTCTATCCGTGAAAAGAAGATCATTGATCTGGTGTTGGAACTGATGGAGTGGAACCCCGATCAGGAGTATGACCGGCTGGGGATCGATGACAAGACCACCACCATTCTCGGGGTGGAGTTGCCGCATCTGGTTATTCCGGTCCGTCCGGGGCGTAACCTTAGCTCGATCATTGAGGTGGCAGCCCGGAATTTCCTGCTGAAGGGGATGGGGTATCATTCCGCAAAGGATTTTCAGCAGCGCCTGCTGGAGCGGATGGAGGTCAGGCACCTTGGGGATGAGGTGGAGTAG
- a CDS encoding KdsC family phosphatase: MNEKLKHIELLLLDVDGVMTDGRIIWDANGTEIKFFNVKDGHGIKLVQRAGIQVGIITGRVSPVVDLRAKELGIEILYQGSLRKQESYEEIKRHTGLADHQIAYMGDDVIDVPVMRRVGFSAAPADALPEVLKVADYVACARGGWGAVRELCDLLLKGRGMWQELVVERYEL, from the coding sequence GTGAACGAAAAGCTTAAACATATAGAACTGCTGCTGCTGGATGTGGATGGCGTCATGACCGATGGCCGGATCATCTGGGATGCCAACGGAACCGAGATCAAGTTCTTCAATGTCAAGGATGGCCACGGCATCAAGCTGGTGCAGCGGGCCGGTATCCAGGTCGGCATCATCACGGGACGTGTCTCTCCGGTGGTTGACCTGCGGGCCAAAGAGCTGGGGATCGAGATTCTCTACCAGGGCTCGTTGCGCAAGCAGGAGAGTTATGAGGAGATCAAACGCCATACCGGCCTGGCCGACCATCAGATCGCCTATATGGGTGATGATGTGATTGATGTGCCGGTCATGCGGCGGGTCGGTTTCTCTGCCGCCCCCGCGGATGCCCTGCCGGAGGTGCTGAAGGTGGCGGATTATGTTGCCTGTGCCAGAGGGGGCTGGGGCGCCGTGCGTGAGCTGTGCGACCTGTTGCTGAAGGGGCGTGGCATGTGGCAGGAGCTGGTTGTCGAGAGGTATGAGTTGTAA
- the lptB gene encoding LPS export ABC transporter ATP-binding protein — protein sequence MTQKNSHSRNLRAEGLCKTYGRRQVVRGVNLSLDSGQVIGLLGPNGAGKTTTFYMMVGLTRPDGGQVWLDGDEITEQPMHQRARRGISYLPQEASVFRKLSVRDNLLAILETTEPDRELQRHRAQELLEEFGITHVADTKGYALSGGERRRVEIARALITRPAFILLDEPFAGIDPIAVADIQQLIIGLKARNIGVLISDHNVRETLGVCDAAYIVSAGEVLEFGTPEQIAESKKAREIYLGEDFKL from the coding sequence ATGACGCAAAAAAACAGCCATAGCCGAAATCTGCGCGCTGAAGGTCTGTGCAAGACCTATGGCCGCCGTCAGGTGGTGCGGGGGGTGAACCTGTCGCTTGACTCCGGTCAGGTGATCGGCTTGCTCGGCCCCAACGGCGCCGGCAAGACCACCACATTCTACATGATGGTGGGACTGACGCGGCCCGATGGCGGTCAGGTCTGGCTGGACGGGGATGAGATTACCGAACAGCCGATGCACCAACGGGCACGGCGCGGTATCAGCTATCTGCCCCAGGAGGCGTCGGTTTTCCGGAAACTGTCGGTCCGTGACAACCTGCTGGCCATCCTCGAAACCACCGAGCCGGACCGGGAGCTGCAACGGCATCGCGCCCAGGAACTGCTGGAGGAGTTTGGTATCACCCATGTCGCGGATACCAAGGGATATGCCCTTTCAGGTGGTGAGCGCAGGCGGGTGGAGATCGCACGGGCCTTGATCACCAGACCGGCGTTTATTCTGCTGGATGAGCCCTTTGCCGGGATTGATCCGATTGCCGTGGCTGATATTCAACAGTTGATTATCGGCTTGAAAGCCCGCAATATCGGTGTCCTGATCTCCGATCATAATGTGCGTGAGACCCTGGGTGTCTGTGATGCCGCCTATATTGTCAGCGCAGGCGAGGTGCTGGAGTTCGGCACGCCGGAACAGATTGCAGAAAGTAAAAAGGCCCGGGAGATTTATCTGGGCGAGGATTTCAAACTCTAA
- the lptA gene encoding lipopolysaccharide transport periplasmic protein LptA produces MGKIERILVLVSVWLLGALPAVAASQPSSGGAAARDRSSRPITIKADELKADNKGKIATFTGRVVARQEDVTIYSDKLVIYYGDKEDQVDKIEAIGAVRILQTNRIGTGGHALYENKEGKITLSGNPKVTQDKDSITGKVIVYYLDDDRSVVIGGENARVEAVIHPTKSGATLKKHDAKKQP; encoded by the coding sequence ATGGGAAAAATTGAGCGGATACTGGTGCTTGTTTCGGTCTGGCTCCTGGGCGCGCTGCCTGCCGTGGCTGCTTCTCAGCCGTCGTCAGGGGGGGCGGCCGCGCGTGACCGTTCTTCTCGGCCCATCACGATCAAGGCCGATGAGCTGAAGGCCGACAATAAAGGCAAGATCGCAACATTTACCGGACGGGTGGTGGCACGCCAGGAGGATGTGACCATCTATTCCGACAAGCTGGTTATCTACTACGGCGATAAGGAAGACCAGGTCGACAAGATCGAGGCGATCGGCGCGGTGCGGATTCTGCAGACCAACCGGATCGGCACCGGTGGACATGCCCTGTATGAGAACAAGGAAGGGAAGATCACCCTTTCCGGCAATCCCAAGGTGACTCAGGACAAGGATTCCATTACCGGCAAGGTGATTGTCTACTATCTGGATGATGATCGCAGTGTGGTTATCGGCGGCGAAAACGCCAGGGTTGAAGCGGTGATTCACCCCACTAAATCAGGTGCCACCCTGAAAAAGCATGACGCAAAAAAACAGCCATAG
- the lptC gene encoding LPS export ABC transporter periplasmic protein LptC — protein MQMPSTRRIRQVLAVVIVTTSVALVAAILFRQFRSTPPETASKPISPEIDMSISRLNFSEMRGNDKLWDLTAERADYDKETGTAKLAGVKTEIFGGKAGGLIITSETGSYLEEQHLVTMQKNVRAVTRKGMTFTTEQLEYRSVPGLVVSNHPVKVVDGRLTLTAQGMEMSLHDEKARFRGSVEAVVEGIHGKN, from the coding sequence ATGCAAATGCCGAGCACAAGGCGAATCAGGCAGGTTCTGGCAGTGGTCATCGTGACCACATCTGTTGCCTTGGTGGCGGCTATCCTGTTCAGGCAGTTCCGTTCGACCCCGCCTGAAACCGCTTCCAAACCAATCTCCCCTGAAATTGATATGTCCATCTCCAGGCTGAACTTCTCTGAAATGCGGGGAAATGACAAGCTCTGGGATTTGACTGCCGAGCGGGCGGATTATGATAAGGAAACCGGCACCGCAAAGCTTGCCGGGGTGAAGACGGAAATATTTGGCGGTAAGGCAGGGGGATTGATTATCACCTCTGAGACCGGCAGCTACCTGGAAGAGCAACATCTGGTTACCATGCAGAAGAATGTGCGAGCCGTTACCAGAAAGGGAATGACCTTTACCACGGAACAGCTGGAGTACCGTTCCGTGCCGGGACTGGTGGTGTCGAATCATCCGGTCAAGGTCGTTGATGGCCGCCTTACCCTGACAGCGCAAGGGATGGAGATGTCGCTGCATGATGAAAAAGCCCGTTTCCGTGGCTCTGTGGAGGCGGTTGTTGAGGGGATACATGGGAAAAATTGA
- the kdsA gene encoding 3-deoxy-8-phosphooctulonate synthase — MTKELTIGSVKMGGGRPLVLIAGPCVIESEEATLRHAERLMTICNGLGMPLIFKSSYDKANRTSINAFRGPGLDEGLRILAKVKERLGIPVLSDIHSIEQVAPAAQVLDVLQIPAFLCRQTDLVVAAAKTGKVVNVKKGQFLAPWDMRNVVGKVAASGNENIILTERGASFGYNNLVVDMRSFPVMRSYGYPVVFDATHSVQLPGGQGESSGGQREFVETLSRAAVATGIDGIFMEVHEDPSCALCDGPNSIPLAELPALLKRLQALDAVVR, encoded by the coding sequence ATGACCAAAGAATTGACGATCGGGTCGGTAAAGATGGGGGGCGGACGCCCGCTGGTGCTGATTGCCGGTCCCTGTGTGATCGAGAGTGAAGAGGCAACGCTGCGCCATGCCGAGCGGCTGATGACCATCTGTAACGGGCTGGGGATGCCGCTGATCTTCAAGTCATCCTATGACAAGGCCAACCGGACGTCGATCAACGCCTTCCGTGGACCGGGCCTGGATGAGGGGCTGCGGATCCTGGCCAAGGTCAAGGAACGCCTCGGTATTCCGGTGCTTTCTGATATCCATTCCATTGAGCAGGTGGCTCCGGCTGCCCAGGTGCTGGATGTGCTGCAGATCCCCGCCTTTCTCTGCCGCCAGACCGATCTGGTGGTTGCTGCCGCCAAAACCGGCAAGGTGGTCAATGTCAAAAAAGGTCAGTTTCTGGCCCCCTGGGACATGCGTAATGTGGTGGGCAAAGTGGCGGCCTCGGGCAATGAAAATATCATCCTGACCGAGCGCGGCGCCTCCTTCGGCTATAACAATCTGGTGGTGGATATGCGTTCCTTCCCGGTCATGCGCTCCTACGGCTATCCGGTGGTGTTTGATGCCACCCATAGCGTTCAGCTGCCGGGCGGGCAGGGGGAGTCCTCCGGCGGGCAGCGTGAATTTGTGGAAACCCTGTCCCGGGCTGCGGTTGCCACCGGTATTGACGGCATCTTCATGGAGGTGCATGAAGACCCGTCCTGTGCCCTGTGTGACGGCCCCAACTCTATCCCCCTTGCCGAGCTTCCGGCTCTCTTGAAGCGTCTGCAGGCCCTTGATGCGGTGGTGCGATGA
- the rapZ gene encoding RNase adapter RapZ gives MRIVVITGMSGSGKSTAVRALEDEGFYCIDNLPVRLFRQFVELIEKSGESFKGVVLVTDIRGRDLSTGIVESFRELRSVGHELEVLFFDASDEVLIRRFAETRRRHPADEHCTVPEGIRIERERLAALRQNATLIIDTSEFNVHQLKEQVIRAIKGEQGSSNFTVEVVSFGFRYGVPLDASLVMDVRFLPNPHFVPALRPYSGREPAVRQFVLEQPDTTAFLDHFFNLLQFLIPAYCREGKSYLTIAIGCTGGRHRSVAITEATAARLETLGLKVRISHRDIEKG, from the coding sequence ATGCGGATCGTGGTGATCACCGGGATGTCCGGCTCAGGTAAATCAACCGCAGTGCGGGCCCTGGAGGATGAGGGGTTCTACTGTATCGATAACCTGCCGGTGCGGCTGTTCCGTCAGTTTGTTGAGCTGATTGAGAAGTCCGGCGAGTCCTTTAAAGGGGTTGTGCTGGTTACGGATATCCGGGGCCGCGATCTCTCCACCGGGATTGTCGAGTCGTTCCGTGAGTTGCGCAGTGTGGGGCATGAACTGGAGGTGCTGTTTTTCGATGCCTCGGACGAGGTGTTGATCAGGCGTTTTGCCGAGACCCGCCGTCGCCATCCGGCTGACGAACATTGTACGGTTCCGGAGGGGATCAGGATTGAGCGGGAGCGGCTGGCAGCCCTGCGCCAGAACGCCACCTTGATCATTGATACCTCCGAATTCAATGTCCACCAGCTGAAGGAACAGGTGATCCGTGCCATCAAGGGTGAACAGGGCAGCAGCAATTTTACCGTGGAAGTGGTTTCGTTCGGCTTCCGCTATGGTGTGCCGCTGGATGCCAGTCTGGTGATGGATGTCCGTTTTTTGCCCAACCCCCATTTTGTTCCTGCGTTGCGCCCCTATAGCGGTCGGGAACCGGCGGTGCGTCAGTTTGTACTTGAACAACCGGACACCACGGCGTTTCTCGATCACTTTTTTAATCTGTTGCAGTTCCTGATTCCGGCTTATTGCCGCGAAGGGAAGAGTTATCTGACGATCGCCATCGGCTGTACCGGCGGTCGGCATCGCTCAGTGGCCATTACCGAGGCAACTGCCGCCCGTTTGGAGACATTGGGCCTCAAGGTGCGTATCAGTCACCGCGATATTGAGAAGGGATAG